TCCTAAAGACCTTCCTTGTACCTTCATAGCTCTTCTAAACCTAATATGAGACAAACAAATGGTAATCCACGTGAATAGTTGAGACAATCCAGAGATTGCTAGCAGCCAGGTGAAAACGTcctcttcctttttagATGAGGCACAGAATGCAATGACACCAAATAATGCACTGACAAGCATAGCAACAGCAGGTCTACCTTCCCTATCTATGTAATCGAAACATTTAGGTGCATTACCTTGTTTTGCTAATGACATCAGAATACGAGAACTGGTATAGAAGGCACTGTTAGCGACGGAAAGAACAGACAGCAGGATGACGGCGTTTATGAAATGAGGAACCACACGAACACCATGAGAGGAGACAGCAATGACGTAGGGCGATGCTTTAGTGGCTGAACCTGCGGCCCCCAGCAATTGATCAGATGTGTAAGGTACAAGGAAGCCAACTAATGTTAAAGATGCCAGGAACACAAACAAAATTCTATAGATCATTTTCTTCGCCGCCGATGGAATAGCCTTTCTTGGATTGGATTGTTCGCTAGCAGTCATAGCCAGCTGTTCACTCATACCAAAGGCAAATGCTGCTGTAACAAATGTGGCAACAATACCTTTGAACCTCTGAATAGGTGTATCACCACGGAAGGCGCCAGGATCACGCCAATATTTACTACCTATGTAACCATCGGTACCTGCACCCCCACAATCAATAATAATTGCGAGAATGAAGAATCCAATTATCATTAGAATTTTAcagcaattgaaaaagaaatctgcCTCTGCATAACCCTTAGCTCCGAAAACATTGATGACAATGATTAATACATAAAAGAtaacaacaaaaacatCTGGGTCGACTTTCACCGTCCAATACTTGATAGTCATGGATGCAGTGACCAATTCCAGGGGACAAACACATAGCCACTGTAAGCAAAAAAGCCAAGCAACAGAAAATCCGAGTGCAGGATCAACCAAAAACAAGGGATATGTATTAAACCCACCAATCAAATCACTGTATATAACCGCTAATTCACCACAAGCCTGAATAATACAGTAAACACAACTACCCATAATAGCATAACCAATGATTAAACCACCCGGACCTGCATTGTTTAAAACTTTGGAATTACCCACCAGCAAACCAGTACCAATACCGGTCCCTAGGGACATCATGACTGTATGACGGGGTTTTATactctttttcaaattttcttgtttctgttcttgttcttgtgGTGCCTGTTTAATTCCATCAACAGTGATGTATGAGCTCTTTCGATTTAATTCATTGTCCAATTGGGAGCTGGAATCATTTGTGAATATAGGAGTAGTCGTATTGGAGTTACTCGAGTCAGAAGAATTTGCATGCGAACCTTCTGCTCTTTTAAACGAGTCAATGAACCTCCGTAAATAGGATGCGTGATTTTCACCTTGGTATTCCATACTttcaatgtttttttccactgtttcttcaaaatattctatCTCATTTTCCGGCTCTATAGAGccaatttccttttcctttggtTGTATTTCCTTCATTTCATAATGGGAAACATTGTCAAGATCGTCACCATTCATATTCATGTTAGAGCTTCCCTCATTGTTCCGCCCATGGTGTCTATTACCAAGCGTCATGATGTGCAATAtttaatattatataagcTTCCTTAGAAATCGATGGTGATTTTCCTGACacaaaaaacataaaacaCTTAACTCTCgactttgaagaaagcaagaaaaaatcatattTAAATCGACAATAATGTGAGAAAAATCGGTTATATATAGGAAATCCCATTCTTTCTTACGTTAAATAGGTGGAGGAAGAAGGGactcaaaaagaaacgcTACTGCACAACCCGAGCCAAACTGACATACGAACACTAAAActtgcttcaaaaaatttttcttgaaagttTCCATTTCATTGTCCGCTCATAGGTGTGCCGCCTTAAAGTCGCCTTTATCTTTAATAGCTGCCGTGCCTTCCAATTTCGCTGCTCATTTGATGCGGCGTTCTTAATTTCATGTTTTCGTGGTCCCAGTGCCggttcttttcattttttactGGCTTTGACGCCGCCTATTGTGCGGTGTGAACCTTCTGAAAGGGTTTTGTGGCTATATGGTGCCGTTTCTAAGGGTACTTAATATATATCACACAATACGGCTATGCCGACCGGCGGCGACATCGTCATAGTGGGGTAGTCATGcgcatttgaaaaaaagaaacgccACGTTAAACAATTACGTAATATTCAAGGAGTGAGTCATCCGGTaatagagaagaaaagaagaacaagaataaGCAAGTCTGTCTTTAGCACGTTCATATCACGTTTTTGCCGCCCATCATCAGGGGGCACGTGATAGTCACGTGCTATCATTACCCAGCTTAATCATCACGCGCCGTTGGAAGGTGTTTAGGAAATAGAGAAAAGCACAACGCTAACAATTAAACTAACGAATAAGCGAATAATCACTATTCgcacattttttttcttatcatcTTCTCCTGACTATCTTTTATTGTTGCCAGTTATATTGTATAGAACACAGGGACTCAGATCAGCTTAATAcgaaaaataataacaagGTACGATGTCGGACACTGAAGTCAATCAAGAAGCCAAGCTAGAAGTTAAGCCAGAGGTCAAGCCAGAGACTCACATCAATTTAAAGGTATCTGATGGGTCTTCAGagatcttcttcaagatcAAGAAGACTACACCTTTGAGAAGGCTGATGGAGGCGTTTGCTAAAAGGCAAGGTAAAGAAATGGACTCTTTGAGATTCCTGTATGACGGTATTAGAATTCAAGCTGACCAGACCCCTGAAGATCTGGACATGGAGGATAACGATATTATTGAAGCCCACAGAGAACAGATCGGTGGTGCAACCTATTAGGGCTGTCATTACTCTAGAAAAGCGAAGcccattgaaaaaagataaatacCATAGTAACGAAAACTAAATAACTCATATTaagtaataaaaatattaatataaGTTTGAAATGAACGCCTCTGTCCATATTCTTCCTCTAGCTGGTGTGGAGCAGGATTTCTTTCGCTATTTGGTGAAACAGTACGCTGGCTTTTGTCCTtagttaaagaaaaaaaactatatcCGTTAAATAATCTagtttgaaagaaagtatCCTATTGCAACCCATCACAAGAGCCTCCAGTCCGCATTCACCATGAACAACATGCTCATATATCGTTCCGTTAGATTCGCAACTCATAACAGCAGGCTTCTATTGCCACCTTTAATTCTCTACAGAAGAATATTAAGGCAACATAAACTGCTTCCTGCCCCTCAGAGAGAAATGGGTGACCAATATGTGCGGAACGAGTTCAAGTTGCACAAAGATATCGATAATCCACTGCATATAGTCGGATTTTTAGCGTCGTGGCAGGATTACCTTCACATGATTTCTAACGGTGAATGGAAAGATGCAACTTTATCCTCGGAAACTCTTGAGAAATTATCTCCTGAGCAAACCGTCCAACTTTATGAATTGATGACTGAAACGCAGAAAGTTCATCAAGATAATGAAATAGAGTCAAGAAAGGACATGAAACGGAACAATAAGGACTAGTTCTTGTCCTGCATTATGCttgtaaataaaatattatatacTATATAGTACACATTCTAAAATAATAAGGACGAAAATTTTACTTCTTCGCAGTAATATCTTTCTCCTGCCATATGATACCAGTGCTGTTTTCCAATGCTTTGTTATTGGAAACCTGTTCTTTATACCATTCCTGTACTTTGACAGGGTCATTTCCATGGACCATGCAAAACTTGAATTTTGATACCTGCTTATCACATGATGTAAAATCTCCATATCTATAATAGTTTCTGAATTGACCTCCGATCGAATAACAACTCGTCAACTGATCAAAGGCCTCTCGGCAACTCATATTGGTTGGATATTTTGCactcatttttctttgatgtCTATGCAACTCTCACCCTCGCTGTAACTGAGCCTTATTCTTGATTGATACCAATACCACATCCAATATCAGTATTATTACTAAGATCCGATATTTCGGCCCCCTTCGCAAAGGGGCCCGCCACGCTTTcttaatgaatttttgtATAAAAAGACCTTGGATGCCAAGGAAAGTTGCTCTCTTATAATGCCGACAATCCGAACTCCAATTCCTAATTGATTCATGGAGActaatttttcctttgacTCAAATTTAattgttattttcattatcacGTTGTTTGCCACAAAAATTATTGCTAAAAGGTTCTTATCTTCTCCCAAAATGGTATCACAAGAAACAGTTTCCCACGTAAAGGATCTGATTGCTCAAAAAGACGTCTTCGTTGCTGCGAAAACATACTGCCCTTACTGTAAAGCCACCTTGTCCACTCTATTTCAAGAATTGAACGTTCCTAAATCTAAGGCTCTTGTTTTAGAATTGGATGAAATGAGCAATGGGTCAGAAATCCAAGACGCCTTGGAAGAAATCTCTGGTCAAAAAACTGTCCCCAACGTATACATTAATGGCAAGCACATTGGTGGTAACAGTGATTTAgaaactttgaagaaaaatggcaAATTAGCAGAAATATTGAAACCGCTCTTTCAATAGATCACTTACGCCAATACTCTTCATAATATCTACTtcaatatatacatacgTACATGTATCTTTTCTATATACCAGAATTGAATACACCTACCAAACTTCTCGCTAGATTTCACACAAGCGTACTTTTGAATGCTGCACGGGCGTTTTGAAACCACTGCGATCCACTAAATTCAGTCTGTGGAACAAGATCcttagttttctttcttcccTTATCGATAACTTTAGAATTGCTATTGTTCGCGTTCATCACGCTAAGAACGTACGACATTGGCACAACTTTGGGTTCATCCTTTTCACGTTTGAACCATTCTCTTATTCTATGTCCCATTGTCTCCAAATCATCAGCACCAATTTGCCTTCTGAAGTTATAGTCTCCTAACTTTAGTATCAAGAGCAACGTATAATATGCATCGTTACCTGCGTTATGCAAAAATGCGTGTGGCATGTGAAATAGTCTTAGTAGTTTACCTAAACTGCTACCCTTCTTACCATAACATATGCTATAGATTTTCCCTGTGTCAAGCATCTTGGCGTGCCTTTCATCCCCTTTGCTCTCTACTGGGTCTGCCGCTTTGGTAAGTTCGTTATCCAGCTCAGGTATATGAACTCCAATTTTCTTTAGCCACCTAATATCCCCTGCTATACTATGGCCGACAAACGCTCTTTCCCAGGTTAAATCTTGCTCTGTCTCACATTTCATATAAAAATTAATCAACGATTGAATGAATTCCACACACTGCTCCAATGGTAGCACGAGACTCTCTCCAAGTAAAAAGCAATCTTTAAAGTCGCATAcaaatttcttgtttcttaATGGTAACGCCTCAGCAACAATTAGGTGATAGCTCCTGATAATCGGCGTCAAAGAATGTATGTTCTCTCTCGGGTCATATATGGAAATACCAATCTCCGTAACAATGTCtgtatcaaattcaaaagcttCTACATCAATAGCAAAACAAATTGTCTTGTTAGATGATAATAGCTTAATTGTGTTACAAAGATATGTGAACTGGGAACTACCAGGTTGGCAATTCATCATAGGTATATGTTCGTTTTTCACGTCATTTACATTTGCCAAATACTGCTTCCTTAGGTTTTTCTCTTCGTCATCCTTTGATGCTTCAGGAATACGCCCGATTTTCTGAACCCATTCGTCGTCGACAACTTTTAGCTTCTTATCCAGTAATTCTGTACTTTTTTCATGGATGGAATGATAATCTGCTTccaatattttcaaatattctCGGATTTCCTCATTTAACTTATCGTTAGAGGAATATGCGATCTTAtgcaaagaataaaaatgtGGAAATTCATTCATCCATGTTTTTCGTCTACCTAGTTTATTCATTAACTTGCTACTTGAACTCTTATATGATCCTACGCCTGCTCTCGTTGAAGGAACCATACCCCTAACTCTGGCTACATTGCGAGTTATCAAAGTTCTGTTCAAACCTTGGGGTTGATGATAATTACGAACTGCTTTGGAATTGAATCTATGTGTAACCATTTTTACTACCGCTTCGTATGCTTTCATATACTTCGGGCAGCTATTCATGCGATGGCTAAAAATCTTTGTAAGAATAACGATATGCTAGGTAAATTACTACTAATCTCGTATCCACTAGTTTTCATAACATTTTTACCAGCGTAGTAGGGATCTATcgaatcaaaatttttcaccgCCAGGAAAAATGATCTCTTCTTACTTTGTgctaatgaaaaataggTAAAAGAGTACTTAGAAAGCAAGAATTACAGACAGACGCAACAGAAACAGTAATAGAAGTTCGCGGATCTCTGTTAGTATCTGTTTGTTTATAACGATTATTTTAAGATAGTGTTTGCGGGATCTAACATATCTTTACCTATAGAAAGGTTGTTGAGAAGGAACGTACAGTAAAGAGATAATTTAGGGTGGCGTTATACAAGCAAGAAAGTCTATATATAGTTAAGATAAAAGAACATTAGTTCAGGCGCTAGAGATGACATCACAAAGTTCTAATGACAACTCTAAAAATTTACTTTTAGTGGCcgataataaaaagaagcaaaCTTCAAGCTTTAAGTTAGCTCCAATACCAACTACATCGCCATGGAAATCGCCCTTACCAAATAGTAGTGTAGTGCGACCCATCGAAGAGCTAAAAGATATATCAAAGGCTTCAAAGCCGAATAAAATGGGTTCAGGCTCAATCAAAGTGATGAGCAATACAAAATGGACTCCAATTACACCATCTGTTACCATTTCAGGATCTAAGGacacaaattcaaaatcagGAAACGATCATAGAAACGTTAAAAGTAATAGAAAGACGAAAAAGCGTGGCAGCAACAATAGCAATATAAGTGAGAAGGTTTTCAACGGTGAAAGCAGTGCTCCCTATGAAATACATACCATTTGTAATGCTAAACCTAAGTATTTCGACACTAATGCTAAAGCAAACACATACTTGAGCTCAGGCACTACTACTGATGTaaataacaagaaaatagCAAATGGTGAAAGCTCGCCTAACGGTAAacaattaaaaaatttccaaaacaAATATAGTAGAACAAGATACAATAACGAAAACCACAGTTCCAGGTACAACAAGATAACTCATTATGATGGTTACTTTTCAAGTAGTCGTCCATCTAAATCTGAGTATATTTCGAATTCCAGTCACTGGTTGAACAATAATACAAGACCTGGGTATAACCAACAAGTATATTTGCGCCCACAACAATATTATAATAACTACAACTACCAGCAACAATTGCAAACACCATATTATTATTCGATGGAACCTATTTTTAAATCAATCGAAAGCATCAAAAACCAAAttgaattttattttagCGAAGAGAACTTGAAAACTGATGATTTTTTAAGATCTAAATTCAACAAAACTAACGATGGATTTGTTCCCATGAGTTTGATAGGGAAATTCTACCGTATGGTAAATTTGTCTCTAGGAGGTGACCCAAATTTAATTCTTGCATCTGTGAAAGAGGTTTTGCacaataaagaaacaaatggTTTAGAAATTGCCTTAGGAAGTATAGATGGTtcccaaaagaaaacagtGGATGAATTTGATCCACTAGAAAACTATTTCATCAGGCGCAAAAATTGGTCTGATTACATTACAGAGAATAGTTTTGATGACAATGACAAAACttacaaatataaaattgaaaaatttttggaacCAGGTGATTTGGATGACTATCATTATATAAGCTACCCAAACTTTTACTCTGGTCATGTGGATGGGAAAAATAACCAGACTTTTGATCAAGGTAAAATGAGCAGAGAGTTTCAACAAAACTTGCAAATGGATGATTAATTGCTGACATTGGagttgttgttttcttttttcactctGTGTATAGTTGACATGTATATACGCAATATGGTTTCAGTTTAAAAATACTAAATAACATTACATTTCATTTCAATTCGTGCttaataattttttatataatagATATATAAGAGATTTATATtgaggaaaaaagaaaacaaacaaaataaagtagtaaaataaaaatactcATGCCACCAGAGCACACAGAGCTGCACCAACACCGGAACCATCTTTAGCTAGACGCAAATGAATCTTACGTTCACCTTCAGTGCCAATTGGACTTAATGCCAAAGCATGTCTTAGCATAGATCTGAACCCAGGGTAGTATTCAATAACATAACCATCGAAACCGATTTCTACCTCACCGTGATATCTTTTGTTCAAGGCGTTCGTCTTGATTAGGATGGCAGCAATTGGCACAGCTGCTAAATATGCGGACCTTCTTGTGATGGAACGGACCAGATTTTGAATTGCTTTACGTTCTTCAAAAGTGGTCGGTAGTCTTAAACTTTGCAAAAACGATAATTCAGTTTCACGCAAGTTCGTGGAatcatcaatttcaatCCTGGAAAGAACTTCACTACATAATTGGAAGGGAGTCTTTAAACGATGAGGTAATTGATCGTAGTTACGGTATTGCCCCAAGATTAACCCTCTTGCATGCAAGTCCACCAGGATATTTCTTAATAACTCCCCCAAGTACATGCCggaaattcttttctcgAAAAGATGGTAACCTGGGTTTGGAGAAAACTTTTGATCGATATCGATGTCGTACTTCGTAGCAGATAAGTGTCTCAATTCATTATCGAAGGACCCCCATTCAATGTTGATACACATTTGGGTCTTTCCTTCATGCAGTAGTCTGGTTCTTAACTCATCTGGTAActtcttgatattttcaatgtCCTCCATGTAACAACCGTTAGTACCGGTACCGAAGATACAACCGATAACAGGCTCGCTGATTTCTCCAGCGCTCGAGGGACGAGCACCTGAAGTGTAGCAATGCGACAAGAAAGTGCCAACCGTGTCGTTGGTCAAAGCCACCACATTGATCATGGAGAGCCCCTGAATGTCCAGTTGCTCTTGGTACAACCTCACCACATCCTTGCCGACCGTATCTTCAATCTTGAAACTTTTTGTCCATCTGATCAAAGTACCGGAACTCAAAGAGGTTTGATCAACAGGATATGAAAAAGTGAACCCCATTTTCAAAGGTTTTATGTTCTCCCCTGTAGACTTCAATAACTCAGGGTGGTGCTTTCTCACAAACGCCCTGGTACGACGCCCCAAGTAGCTAAACAACTCTTCGCTGGTGATTTCCCTGTCATTGAGATATTCTTCCGGGATCTTAGATTTCAACTGTTGCATGTCAAAAGTACCGTCACCGTTCAAAGTCACGGAACACACTCTGAAGTGAGTACCCCCCAAATCAGCAGCCAACAAAACACCACGTTCTGTTCCGTTGGGTAAACTCGTCACATATGTTGGGATCATGGGTAGACCTTTATCTACTGTCTTTTCTTCACCGACGGAAGTGTTGTTCAACCCCTTTTCCATGCATTCGATGAAGTAGGCTGTCAGTTCGTCCAACTTTGCTGCATCGACCTCCAGTGAGGAGCAGATCTCAACGACAGCGTCCTCCAACGCCTCAGCATTGACCTTATGTAAATTTTCAAACgacatttttatatatctatGACTGTGTTTCTGTGCAATCTTTCTTCAGTACACTGATATATATCTATACTTTGTGCttataaagtaaaaaacCAACACAAGAACCCAACACAAGACGAAATATCACACCTACACAGAATCAACTTTATATAATCATGAACACATCGTCCCCCCTGCATCCTCAGCACAATGTGGAACTCGCTCGACCCAATCTTCTTCCTCTGTCTTCCACACACGCACTATCTCACTCTCACTCTCCCCTCTGTCACacacaaaaaaaaactttctggCTGCCCCGCGTTTTTTGTCACTTGATTCTTCGAACAAAGGCGCAGGCAAACTACCCCTGAAGGGCCCACTCAAAAGTACTCGCCGCTGCTCGTTGCAAAACCGCTGTTCGTGACACCCAGAGTAGCGACGCAGCGTGTAGTTCACATTGGTCGGTAAACCCGCTTAAATTAACTACACTGACTCTCCCACTGCCTTTGCACCCAGTAGGAGCCATGAAGATAACATCGGTTACCTTCCAAATGAAGTTCCAGATCGTTTCCACTAATTTCGTTCCGTTACTTTTCGCCCTCGCGGCGGACGTGCAAGCCGACGACGAGGTTTATTTGCATTTCGGCTATCATGAAATATTTGGGCTTGTCGCAAGAGAAGCAAGGCAAAGGCAAAGTGCAAGAGCAAGCGTACTGAAACTGCAATTGCAACCGCGACAGGCACAGCGTGtgaaataagaagaaaataattgTAGAAAGGAAATTATGTTTAGAATAGCTAAGAATCTCGTCCGGACTTTTGAGCAGAGTGTCCAAGACACTCTGGCGCTCTCGCAAGATTCGGGGAACCTGGACGCCTTCTTTCAGTCCATACCACCAAACTTGTTGTCTAGTCAGCTAGCATCACCCGCTGAAGTTATATCTGAAGGTGCTAAGCATACGAACGTGAATGAGACCCTTTCCGGTCTTCGGGTTGTTTGGGTAGACGAAATGCAGTTGCAGCTGCAGTCCTTCTTCGACTATATAGTAGGTTTTAATGATGATCCGGTGCCCGTGGTGAGTAACCAACACGGGTTTTCGTATCCAGATTACGGGCGTATCACATGCATCTTCAACGAGCATTGTGGCCGGACCCTGAAGGTTAACATATGGTCTGCCAAAGGTGGTACGTTCAGAGACGAGTATATCAGTGTAGCGTTGAAGGATAGCGACGATTTGGAAGATGTTTCTTTAAACCACGACGAAAGGAGGTTATCCGGTGGAGAAGCACGCCAGTTCCAGGCACTCGGATTCAAGATACAGTGGACTCCTTTGATAGCTTCCACTTTTACCTACCATATCTTAAACGTGAACATCCCAGGCGGGCCCGCCCAATCGGCTGGACTCATTCCAGATGAGGACTATATCATCGGTTGTCAAGATGGCCTGTTGGCCACTGGAGGAGAGACGCTTTTGCAAGATATTGTTAGGTCAAGAGCAAACTACGATCTGGTCCTTTACGTTTACAACAAAGTGTCCGACTGTGTGCGGCCTATCACCGTACATATAGGCCCCGATGGTAGGCTGGGTTGCAACGTTGGCTACGGGTTCCTTCACAGGATCCCCACAGTCAAACAACGTCCACAACAAGcgcagcagcaacagcagcgTGATGACCTGGTTCCTTTCTCAGCAGAGTCTGAAACAGCTTTTGTCCCATCAGCATTTACTACAGCCCCACCGGTGCTaagcaagaagaaatcaaaaaataaaaaagccACTCAGCCATTGGCAATGGATGAATATTTCAATGAAGGAAGAGACAAGTCGCCAGTTGCTGCAAAACCAGTAGAAACTGATCTCCCTGCCCCACCACCACAAAGGCAACCGCCCTCTAATTAACCTATTCAATTAGCATTTTCAGTTATTCACTAGAAGcttttcatatatatttatatacatgtGTGTACTTTCTTTACCCTTCAAAACATGTAAACGATAAGTGTCAATGTACGAAAATACCgcgaattttttcttttaggCACGCGTGTCCTTTAGTCAAAACAATAGGTATTTTAACAAACTGTAAGttgcaatttttcaacacTTGATATTGAGGTTATATGGCCATCTCTTTCTTACACAAGGCTCGTACTACAACGCCCCGCTCATATACGCCATGCAAGTGACCACAAGATTTATAGTCGCTATAGTCTCAGTTTGCCTATTTGCTTCTTCCACACTGGCGGAGAACAATGCAAGGGCTACGCCAGGATCCGATTTACTCGTCCTAAccgaaaagaaattcaagtCATTCATTGAGTCACATCCTTTAGTCCTTGTCGAATTTTTCGCTCCATGGTGTCTACATTCACAGATCTTGCTGCCCCACTTAGAAGCAGCCGCCTCCGTTTTAAAGGAGCATAATATCCCAGTCGTTCAAGTTGATTGTGAGACCGAAAGCATGCTCTGTCTACAACAAACCATAAATACTTACCCAACTttaaaaatcttcaaaaatggcCGTATTTTTGATGGCCAAATCTATCGCGGTGTCAAGATCACTGATGACATTACCCAGTATATGATACAATTATACGAAGCTTCTGTTATTTATTTAGAatctgaagatgaaatcCGGCcatatttggaaaattccACTCTACCAGTGGTTGTAAACAAAGGATTAACAGCTTTGAATGAAACGTATCAAGAAGTTGCGCTTGATCTTGCTGAAGATTATGTCTTTTTATCTCTTCTAGATTCGAAGGACAAATCATTGTCAATTTACTTACCTAATACTACTGAACCAATCCTGTTTGATGGCAGTGTAGATTCATTAAATGGGGATTCGATTGCTTTAACTCAATGGTTGAGGGTGGTAATTTTGCCTTATTTCACCGACGTCAAGCCTGATCTCTTCCCCAAGTATATTTCTAGTAATTTGCCGTTGGGCTACTTTTTTTACACTTCCAAGGAAGAGTTAGATGATTACACTGATCTTTTCACACAGTTGGGCAAGGAAAATCGTGGCCACATCAATTTTATTGCATTGAATTCTACCGTTTATCCACACCACGTTAAATTCCTAAACATGAGAGAACAGTTCCCATTATTTGCCATTCATAATATGATCAACAATCTGAAATATGGCTTACCACAACTTCCTGAAGAAGAGTATTCAAAACTGGAAGAACCACAGCCACTAGACAGAGATATGATAATCCAGTTGGTAAAAGAGTACCGTGAAGGGACAGCCAAGCCAATCGTCAAGTCAGAAGAGATTCCAAAAGAGCAAAATTCCAATGTTTATAAAATAGTTGGTAAGACACATGACGACATTGTTCATGACAATGATAGGGATGTCCTTGTTAAATATTACGCTACGTGGTGTGTTCACAGTAAGAGGTTTGCGCCTGTTTACGAGGAAATTGCTAATGTCTTAGCATCAGATGAATCTCTCCGTGATAAAATATTGATTGCTCAAGTAGATTCCGGTGCAAACGATATCTTAAGCTTCCCTGTCACGGGATATCCAACTATTGCCTTATATCCTGCAGGCAATAATTCCAAGCCTATTgtcttcaacaaaattaGAAACCTGGAAGATGTGTTTGAGTTCATCAAAGAATCAGGGACACATCATATTGACGGCCAAGCAATTTATAATAAACTTCACAAAGCTGAGGATACCGTGCATGATGAATTGTAATCTATAAATAAAATGGTATATAAAGCGCATCTCTAACATCTGATCATTCGCATCGATTTTGGCTAAAGAACCTTAAGCTTTTTGTAAGTATTGTTGAAATATAATCATGGTTCTGGGTCGTTACCCGTGCGCTTGAGAGAGTTTTGTCTTAACGCCAGCGCATCTGCATATAAACGTCTATATGATGATTCTTTAGCATAGCCtaagaagaagacaaagaaaactcATTTGATATCC
The Saccharomyces mikatae IFO 1815 strain IFO1815 genome assembly, chromosome: 4 genome window above contains:
- the SLF1 gene encoding Slf1p (similar to Saccharomyces cerevisiae SRO9 (YCL037C) and SLF1 (YDR515W); ancestral locus Anc_1.36) codes for the protein MTSQSSNDNSKNLLLVADNKKKQTSSFKLAPIPTTSPWKSPLPNSSVVRPIEELKDISKASKPNKMGSGSIKVMSNTKWTPITPSVTISGSKDTNSKSGNDHRNVKSNRKTKKRGSNNSNISEKVFNGESSAPYEIHTICNAKPKYFDTNAKANTYLSSGTTTDVNNKKIANGESSPNGKQLKNFQNKYSRTRYNNENHSSRYNKITHYDGYFSSSRPSKSEYISNSSHWLNNNTRPGYNQQVYLRPQQYYNNYNYQQQLQTPYYYSMEPIFKSIESIKNQIEFYFSEENLKTDDFLRSKFNKTNDGFVPMSLIGKFYRMVNLSLGGDPNLILASVKEVLHNKETNGLEIALGSIDGSQKKTVDEFDPLENYFIRRKNWSDYITENSFDDNDKTYKYKIEKFLEPGDLDDYHYISYPNFYSGHVDGKNNQTFDQGKMSREFQQNLQMDD
- the EMI2 gene encoding putative glucokinase (similar to Saccharomyces cerevisiae GLK1 (YCL040W) and EMI2 (YDR516C); ancestral locus Anc_1.33), whose product is MSFENLHKVNAEALEDAVVEICSSLEVDAAKLDELTAYFIECMEKGLNNTSVGEEKTVDKGLPMIPTYVTSLPNGTERGVLLAADLGGTHFRVCSVTLNGDGTFDMQQLKSKIPEEYLNDREITSEELFSYLGRRTRAFVRKHHPELLKSTGENIKPLKMGFTFSYPVDQTSLSSGTLIRWTKSFKIEDTVGKDVVRLYQEQLDIQGLSMINVVALTNDTVGTFLSHCYTSGARPSSAGEISEPVIGCIFGTGTNGCYMEDIENIKKLPDELRTRLLHEGKTQMCINIEWGSFDNELRHLSATKYDIDIDQKFSPNPGYHLFEKRISGMYLGELLRNILVDLHARGLILGQYRNYDQLPHRLKTPFQLCSEVLSRIEIDDSTNLRETELSFLQSLRLPTTFEERKAIQNLVRSITRRSAYLAAVPIAAILIKTNALNKRYHGEVEIGFDGYVIEYYPGFRSMLRHALALSPIGTEGERKIHLRLAKDGSGVGAALCALVA
- the GRH1 gene encoding Grh1p (similar to Saccharomyces cerevisiae GRH1 (YDR517W); ancestral locus Anc_1.32), which codes for MFRIAKNLVRTFEQSVQDTLALSQDSGNLDAFFQSIPPNLLSSQLASPAEVISEGAKHTNVNETLSGLRVVWVDEMQLQLQSFFDYIVGFNDDPVPVVSNQHGFSYPDYGRITCIFNEHCGRTLKVNIWSAKGGTFRDEYISVALKDSDDLEDVSLNHDERRLSGGEARQFQALGFKIQWTPLIASTFTYHILNVNIPGGPAQSAGLIPDEDYIIGCQDGLLATGGETLLQDIVRSRANYDLVLYVYNKVSDCVRPITVHIGPDGRLGCNVGYGFLHRIPTVKQRPQQAQQQQQRDDLVPFSAESETAFVPSAFTTAPPVLSKKKSKNKKATQPLAMDEYFNEGRDKSPVAAKPVETDLPAPPPQRQPPSN
- the EUG1 gene encoding protein disulfide isomerase EUG1 (similar to Saccharomyces cerevisiae PDI1 (YCL043C) and EUG1 (YDR518W); ancestral locus Anc_1.31); translated protein: MQVTTRFIVAIVSVCLFASSTLAENNARATPGSDLLVLTEKKFKSFIESHPLVLVEFFAPWCLHSQILLPHLEAAASVLKEHNIPVVQVDCETESMLCLQQTINTYPTLKIFKNGRIFDGQIYRGVKITDDITQYMIQLYEASVIYLESEDEIRPYLENSTLPVVVNKGLTALNETYQEVALDLAEDYVFLSLLDSKDKSLSIYLPNTTEPILFDGSVDSLNGDSIALTQWLRVVILPYFTDVKPDLFPKYISSNLPLGYFFYTSKEELDDYTDLFTQLGKENRGHINFIALNSTVYPHHVKFLNMREQFPLFAIHNMINNLKYGLPQLPEEEYSKLEEPQPLDRDMIIQLVKEYREGTAKPIVKSEEIPKEQNSNVYKIVGKTHDDIVHDNDRDVLVKYYATWCVHSKRFAPVYEEIANVLASDESLRDKILIAQVDSGANDILSFPVTGYPTIALYPAGNNSKPIVFNKIRNLEDVFEFIKESGTHHIDGQAIYNKLHKAEDTVHDEL